Proteins from a genomic interval of Amycolatopsis sp. cg13:
- a CDS encoding fasciclin domain-containing protein, with translation MKSLRLAGIGAVAALALTACGSSTDNNASSSSSPAMPSSMPSSAPMSSSSSSGVTTNDQVFGPACSQLPQGSAPGSLDSMGPQPVASAASTNPLLTKLVAAVKATNLVDTLNSQQAITVFAPADPAFNALGDAKFKELAANPNQLAPILQYHVVGKRYDAKGLEQAGTLTSLNAAGGPLKIEGSGDNLTVNGAKILCGNIPTKNATVFVIDKVLTPGTNKN, from the coding sequence GTGAAGTCCCTTCGCCTCGCCGGTATCGGTGCCGTCGCTGCTCTCGCCCTCACCGCGTGCGGCAGCAGCACCGACAACAACGCCTCGAGCAGCTCCTCGCCGGCAATGCCCTCGTCGATGCCGTCCTCGGCGCCGATGTCCAGCAGCAGCAGCTCCGGCGTCACCACCAACGACCAGGTCTTCGGTCCCGCCTGTTCCCAGCTCCCGCAGGGCAGCGCGCCGGGTTCGCTCGACTCGATGGGCCCGCAGCCGGTCGCGTCCGCCGCCTCGACGAACCCGCTGCTCACGAAGCTGGTCGCGGCGGTCAAGGCCACCAACCTGGTCGACACGCTCAACAGCCAGCAGGCGATCACCGTCTTCGCCCCGGCCGACCCGGCGTTCAACGCTCTCGGCGACGCGAAGTTCAAGGAGCTGGCGGCCAACCCGAACCAGCTCGCGCCGATCCTGCAGTACCACGTGGTCGGAAAGCGGTACGACGCCAAGGGCCTCGAACAAGCCGGCACCTTGACCTCGCTGAACGCGGCGGGCGGGCCGCTGAAGATCGAGGGTTCCGGCGACAACCTGACGGTCAACGGCGCGAAGATCCTGTGCGGGAACATCCCGACCAAGAACGCGACCGTCTTCGTCATCGACAAGGTGCTCACCCCTGGCACCAACAAGAACTGA